Below is a window of Deinococcus multiflagellatus DNA.
GCAGCAGCGAAGCCGCCTGCAAGGTGGGGGCCACCAGCGCCCGCTGCACGGCGGCCGAGGTCGCCCGGCGCGCGGGTTCGGTGGCAGGCTGGGGCGCGCTGTCCCACTCGGCGTCCTCTGGGCCCGGCAGCGCAGAGGTGGGGGCAACATGGGGCAGCAGGCGAAGGTCGGCGCGGGGTGAACGGAAGCGGGACGGGCGCTCAAACATGGGCAACCTCCGGGGTGGCGCCACCGTACCCCGCCGGGCGTTAGCGATCCGTTAAGGCCGAGACGGGTAAGAGACGGTTCCCTGGCCGTCGGCGCGGCACATGTTCACGTTCGCGCGTTCCGTGTGCTGCTTTAGGAGAGAAGAGTGGTCATCAACCGCACATCTTCTCTGGGGCTGTTTCCATTGCTGCGTGTGGGTCATCCTTGCGGCCTCACCCTTCGAGGGTCGCTGGCGCAAAATGGCTGGTCCACGATCAAGGCGCCGCTTGCCTGCCCCCAACTTCCCCCAACAGTGCAGGACCCCAGGGCCTCTCCCCGGAGTCCTATGTGGAGCCGCTGCTTTCTCTTACAACCCGAAGCGGGCGTAGATGTCGTTCACGTGGCGCAGGTACCAGTTCAGGTCAAACGCGGCGTTCAGTTCGGCGTCGGTGAGGGTGTTTTCGGGGTCGGCTTTCAGCAGGTCGCGCAGGCCCTCGCCGGTTTCCCAGGAACGCAGGGCGTTGCGCTGCACCAGCCCGTAGGCGGCTTCGCGCGACATGCCCTTCTCGTCAATCAGGGCGTGCAGCACCCGCTGGCTGTATACCAGCCCGCCCAGGTCGTTCAGGTTGCGCAGCATGCGTTCGGGGAACACCACGAGGTCACGCAGCACGCCCGTCAGGCGGCGGGTGGCGTAGCTGGCGCTGGCCGTGGCGTCGGGCAGAATCACGCGCTCGGCGCTGGAATGGCTGATGTCGCGCTCGTGCCACAGCGCCACGTTTTCCAGCCCGGTGGCCAGAAAGCCGCGCAGCAGCCGCGCAAAGCCGGTCACGTTCTCGGTCAGGATGGGGTTTTTCTTGTGCGGCATGGACGAACTGCCGGTCTGCCCCTTGCCGAACGGCTCCATGGCCTCGCGCACCTCGCTGCGCTGCAGGTGGCGGATTTCCACGGCAATGCGCTCCAGGGTGGTGCCCAGAATCGCCAGGGCGGAGAGCACCTCGGCGTGGCGGTCGCGGGCCAGGGTCTGGTTGGTCACGGGGGCGGGCTGCCAGCCCCAGCCGTGGGCCACTTCCTCCTCCACGCGCGGCGAGACGTGCGCGTAGGTGCCCACCGAGCCCGAGAGCATCACCACCTGCACGCGCTTGCGGGCGGCGTGCAGCCGTTCCAGGTCGCGGTCCAGGGTGGCCATCCAGTTCAGGAACTTCAGGCCAAAGGTCATGGGCTCGGCATGAATGCCGTGGGTGCGGCCCACCGTGGGCGTGTGCTTGTGGGCCACCGCCTGGGTGCGGCAGACCTCGCGCAGCGCCTCGACATCGGTGATGATCAGGCCCAGGGCCTCGTCCAGCAGCAGGTTCTGGGCGGTATCCACCACATCGGTGCTGGTCAGGCCGTGGTGGATAAAGCGCGCCTCTTCGCCGTACCGGTCGGTCAGCGCGCGGGTAAAGGCCACGATGTCGTGGCGGGTGACCGCTTCAATCTCGGCCACCTTCTGGGCAAAGGCGTCGTCCAGGGGGTCGGCCTTGCTGCGTTCGGTGAGGGCCTCGAACGCTTCTTTGGGCACCTCGCCGTGCCGGGCCTGCGCCTCCATGGCCGCCAGTTCCACGCGCAGCCACGCGCGGTACTTGCTGGCCTCGCTCCACAGCGCCTTCATTTCCGGGGTCAGGTAACGGTCAATCACGTGCCCGAGGCTAACACGCGCTGGCGCATGGCCCTGGGCCAGTGGTGGGCCGTCTGTGCAGGCGACTTCATGTGGAGACAGAAAGCCGTCAGCCGCCCGTGGCACTGTACGGGCCTCACGACATCGCCCACACCATCAGCTCAAGGCCGGGCGAGATCGGTTCATCTTCAGGAGGTATTGCCATGTCTAAACGCATTGCTCTGCTCGTGACTGCCGCGCTGACCTTGACGCCTGCGCTGGCCCAGACCACCCCAGCGCCCGCCCCCACCACCAGCACCGTGACCCTGCCCGGTCAGGTGCCTGCCCAGCTGAAAGACGCCTGGGCCAGCTTCCTGGCTTCGGGCGGCACCGCCAGCCTGCTGGACAGCAGCGGCGCCGTGATGGGCACCGTGAACGCCGACGGCACGGTCACCCTGAACGCGGGCAAGACGCTGGCCGATGTGAAGGCCGTGCGCCTGCAGCCCAAGACGGGCACGGCGACCACGGTGAACGTGACCCGTGACCTCACCCGTCCTGGCACCATCAAGATCGAGTGGATGGGCCAGGGCGGCAAGATGCAGTCCCTGCCCCTGCCAGCCGTGGTGAACCGCACCCTGCGCGCCGAGCCCCCGGCGCCGCCCGCTACCACGCCCGATGACAGCAAGAGCAAGGACGACGACAAGAACAAGTCCGACAAGGGCAAGCCCGATACCAACCCAGGCAAGGGCAAAGGCAAGTCCTAAGCCGCCCAGCAGGCCAGCGCCACTCCGAAAGGGGTGGCGCTGTTGCTGTGGTGAAAGTGAGGGACTTTAAGTCCTCGGCTTTGCCTTAAAGCCGGCAAGGTATGTTGTCGAAGATCAAGAGCTCTGCCCGGCCGCTTCCGACCTCGGGCAAAGGAGCATTGGGGAAACACGGCGCGTTGACCAATGCTCTTAACTGAGGTCACCGTGATCTAAATGCTGCTCTGCCTTCAAGGCATCCCTGGGCCCTGGGGCAGCACGCCGGCGCCTATGCCCGCCCACAGGAGGGTGTTGCCAGGGGCGTTCAGGGCCCCCAGCGGCAGATAGGCGCGCCAGATCGGGTCGTAGGGCACGGCCTCGGGTAGCCCCATCGCCCGCTGCAGCGCGTTCTGGTAAGTGGCGCAGTCAAAGGCGTTCTCTTGCCCCCCCAGCAGGTACGGCGCCCCCTGCAGCCGCGCGATTTCCGCATTCATGGCCGCCCAGTGCTGGGGCCGCACGCCGCTGTCAATCACCAAGATCAGGTCGCGCGAGTTCAGGCTCTCCAGGGGCCGCAGCTGTGCCCCGATGCCGATGGGCCCGGTTTCCTCGCTCAGCGCCGCCTCGCTGACCTTGCGGGTGATGTGGGTGCATTCGCCGTACACGGCCCGCACGCGCTGGCAGCCCACGATCAGGCTGCCCACGGGGGCCCGGCGGGCGGCGTCCTCTAGCGGCAGCACCCGGCTGGCCGGCAGCGCCGACTGGGTCAGCAGGTCTAAGGGTTGCCACGCCGCGTCGGGCACGGTGCGCAGGTTGTCCATGCGCGGCCCGGTGGTGGCCGGCAGGCAGCTGCTCAGCAGGCCAGCGGTGAGCATCGGAACCAGCAGGGCAGGGCGGGACAGAGGCTTCACGGTGCCTCCACTATGCCGCTACAGTGCGGGGCATGAGGGTGCCCAGGTTGCTCTTTTGGCCCCGTGCGGGCGGCCCATGATCGTGGGCCTGCTGATTCTGGTGCTGCTCAGCGTGAACCTGGGCGGGCTGGCCAGTCTGGTGTTGCAGGTGGGGCGCGGCGAGTGGCTGGCCGCCGCCGGAACGGCCGTGATGCTGACGGTGCTGAACGTGCTGGGCTTTGCCCTGCTGCGGGACCTGCGCCAGCGATAAGCGAGATATGGACACTTGCTCCAGGTGCCTCTTTGCGCTCCTGGCGTCGCTCCTCAGTTTGGCTGGAGGACGGCACAGGTCGCCGCATCTCACCGTCCAGGCACCTTTGCTTTCAAGTAGGGCGGCCGGTCATGGACCCTGGCCTCACTCCTCTCCTCACGACCCAGGCAAACGCAGGATGCCTTCCAGCGCGGCGTAGGCATCGGGGCGGGCCAGGAACACCAGCTCGTCGTTGGGGGTCAGGCGCAGCTGGGGGCGCGGCAGGCGCACGGTGCCGTCGCGCACCACGCCCACAATTTCCACCCCGGGGGGCAGGCTGACCACCTGCATGCGGGCGCCGTGCCAGCTGGGGGGCACCGCGCGGCGGTACAGTTCGCGTTCGCTGGACGGCGGGGGCAGCAGGTCGGCTTCCTGCAGGGTGCTTTCGGGGGCGTCGTAGGGAACGGGCGCGCTGGGGGCCGCCACTGGCACGCGGCGGGGGCGCAGGCGCACGGTATCGGGCAGCCACGCCGGGCCCCCGGCATGGACCGGGCTGTCGCGCCGGGCGCCCAGCTGCGTGGGCACCAGCCCACTGGTGCCGCTGAGGGTGTGGGCCAGCCCACTGGCCACCAGCGCCAGGGGCAGCAGCGTTTCGCCGCCCCAGGTCACGGCCAGCAGGCCCGCCGCCAGCGGCACGTTCAGCGTGACGGTCAAAAAGGCCACCGCGCCCACCATGCAGGCCACGGCGGTGTCAATGCCCAGCAGGCTGCCCATGCCGGTGCCGATCAGACCGCCGACCGCCACCGAGGGCAGCACACCCCCGCCCAGCGCAATGCGCGCGCCAATGGCGAGCAGCAGCCAGCGCCACGCGCCCTGTCCAGCGGCCTCCGGGCCCAGGAAACCGGCGGCGCCCAGCTGCAGCCAGCCGCTGCCGTCGCCCAGCACGGCGGGGGTGCTGAAAGCGGCAATGGCGGCGGTCAAGCCCCCGAACACCGCGCCCACCACCAGCCGCAGCGGGCCGTCAGCGGTCCAGCGTTCCGGCAGCACCTGACAGGCCAGCAGCGACAGCCAGCCCATCGCGGTGGCCACCAGCGCCACCAGTAAAAAGGCGGGGAGCTGCGGCGCGGCCGGCACCTGTACGTCGGGCATGCTCAGCAGCGGCGTAAAGCCAAAGGCCAGTCCGTAGACCGCCGTGCCCGCCACCGCCGCCAGCACGCAGGGCATGACCACCTCGAACTCGAATTCAAAGCGGCGGTAGAGCACCTCGGCCACCAGCACTGCCGCCGCCAGGGGCGCGTGCAGCACGGCGCCCAGCGCGGCGGCCCCGCCGGCCAGGGTCAGGGTGCGCAGTTCCACGCCGTCCAGTCGGGTCACGCGCTGCATCAGGCGGGCGCCCAGTTGCCCGGTCATGGTAAAGGCCGAGTCGCGGCCCACCATCAGCCCCGATCCGTAGCCCAGCAGGGTGCCGCCCAGTGTACGCAGCTGCGCGATCAGGGGCGGCCACTGGCCCCGGGCGTGGTAGCCCCCCACCAGTTGCGTGAGGGGATCGCCGTGGCTGGACGGAATCAGCCACGCGCACGCCGCGCCGATCAGGGGCAGGGCCAGCAGTCCCCAGGGCTGGGCGGTGCCAAAGGCCATCATCAGGCCGCCCTCGCCGGTGGTGCCGGGCGGCGAGAAATCGGTGAGGCGGCGGCCCAGCCCCAGCAGCAGGTCCAGCGTCAGGCGCAAGACGATGCTCAGGCCCCCCACCAGGGCGCCCAGCAGCACGCTGAGCACCACCAGCCGCCCGGTTTCGAGGCGGTTGAGCACAGCGCGGGGCAACGGAGAACGCATCGGCGCCCATGCTAAGGCATTTGGCGCGGCGCGCGGTGGCACGGGGCGCAGGGCCGCAACATGAAGCTCAGCTTAACCGCGCGGGGCCTCACCTCATCTGCACGCGGCGCGTAAGATACTGGCCGGTTGTCCGGCTGCAAGCGCGAGCGCCGTGCCGCGCCTTGCCCCCCGGCCGGGATTGAAAAGGAGCACCATCATGGCCTACGAACTGCCCAAGCTGCCCTACGCCTACGACGCCCTGGAACCCCACATTGACGCCCGCACCATGGAGATTCACCACACCAAGCACCACCAGACCTACGTGGACAACGCGAACAAGGCGCTGGAAGGCTCTGAGCTGGCCAGCCTGCCCGTCGAAGACCTGATCCAGAAGCTTGATCAGGTGCCCAGCGACAAAAAGAACGCCCTGCGCAACAACGCGGGCGGCCACGCCAACCACAGCCTGTTCTGGCAGGTCATGGGCCCCCAGGGTGCCGGGCAGCCGAGCGGCGAACTGATGGACGCCATCACGGCTGCTTTCGGGTCCTACGACGCCTTCAAGGAAAAGTTTGAAGACGCCGCCAAGACCCGCTTTGGCTCCGGCTGGGCGTGGCTGGTCGTGCAGAACGGGCAGCTGGCCGTGGTGAGCACCGCCAACCAGGACAACCCCCTGATGGGCGAGGCCGTGGCCGGCGTGAGCGGCACCCCCATTCTGGGCGTGGACGTGTGGGAACACGCCTACTACCTGAACTACCAGAACAAGCGCCCGGACTACCTGAAGGCCTTCTGGAACGTGGTGAACTGGGACGAAGTGGCGCGCCGGTACGCCGCGGCGAAGTAAAGACACAGGGCCATGAGCCGTGGGCTCTGGGCCATGAGGGAAAGGGCAGCGGCGCGGCTGGGGTGACCAGCGGCGCCGCTCTCTGTTGGGGGCTTAGGCTTTGCGGCGCCGGGCGCGCCATTTCAGCACCTGCGGCACCACCAGCGCGGCCAGCACCGCCACCAGCAGGAAGGCCGAGAGCGGCTGGCGCAGGAAGACGGTGAAATCGCCGCTGCTGGCCTGCACTGCCGTGCGGAACTGGCTTTCGGCGGCGGGCCCCAGAATCACGCCGATGATGGCGGGCGTGACCGGAAAATCGAAGCGGCGCATGCCGTAGCCGATCAGGCCAAACAGGGCCAGCAGGTACAGGTCAAACACCGAGTTGTTCAGCGAGTACACGCCCACCGTGGAAAACACCAGAATCGCGGCGTACAGAAAGGGCCGGGGAATGAGCAGCAGCCGCGCCCAGACCGGCGCCAGCGGCAGGTTCAGGGCCAGCAGCATCACGTTGCCGATGTACAGGCTGGCAATCAGCCCCCACACGAGGTCGCCGTTGGTGACGAACAGCAGCGGCCCCGGCTGCAGGCCGTAGCCCTGAAAAGCGGCCAGCAGCATGGCGGCCGTGGCGCTGGTGGGCAGGCCCAGGGTCAGCAGCGGTACCAGCACGCCCGCCGCCGAGGCGTTGTTGGCGGCTTCGGGGCCGGCAACCCCCTCAATGGCGCCCTTGCCAAATTCCTCGGGGTGGTTGCTGAGCTTGCGTTCCAGGGTGTAGGACAAAAAAGTGGGAATCTCGGCGCCGCCAGCGGGCACCGCCCCAAAGGGAAAGCCCAGGGCCGTGCCGCGCAGCCAGGGTTTCCACGACCGGCGCCAGTCCTCACGGTTCATGCGGGCGTTGCCGGCCAGTTTGATCACGTTAGCCCCGCCCTGACGCAGGCGGCTGGCCACGTACAGCGTCTCGCCCACGGCAAACAGGCCGATCACCACCGTCACGAAATCAATGCCGTCCAGCAGCTCCGGGACGCCCAGGGTGAAGCGGGCCTGTCCACTTTGCAGGTCGGTGCCCACGAGGCCAATTGCCAGCCCGAAAAACAGGCTGACCAGCCCGCGCAGGGGCGAGCCCCCAAAGGTGGCGCTGATGGTGACAAAGGCCAGCAGCATCAGCGCAAATTTGGCGCTGGGGGGAATCTGCACCGCCACCTCGGCAATGGCGGGGGCCGCGAAGGTGAGCAGCACCGTGCCGATGGTGCCGGCCACAAAGGACCCGATGGCGGCGGTGGCCAGCGCGGCGGCGGCGCGGCCCTTCCGGGCCATCTTGTTGCCTTCCAGCGCGGTGATGATGGAACTGCTTTCGCCCGGGGTGTTCAGCAGAATGCTGGTGGTGCTGCCCCCGAACATCCCGCCGTAGTAAATCCCGGCAAACATGATGAACGCGCTGACGGGCGGCAGCTTGGCGGTCACGGGCAGCAGCAGCGCCACCGTCAGGGCCGGCCCAATCCCGGGCAGCACGCCCACCAGGGTGCCCAGCGTGACGCCCACCAGGGCCCACAGCAGGTTCAGGGGCGTCAGGGCCGTTTCAAAGCCGGTCAGCAGCGACGACAGGGCCTCCATCACAGCACCCCGTTCAGCAGGCCAGCAGGCAGGCTCAGGCCCAGGCCACGGGTAAAGGCGAGGTAGGTGATCAGGGCCACGGCCAGCGCCACGCCGGTTAACAGGAAGAGGCGGCGCTCACCGTAGGCGTAGCCCACGCTGGTGTACATCAGGGCCGTGCCCAGCACAAAGCCCAGGGGCTGCAGCAGCGCCGCGCCCAGCAAAAAACCCCCCAGAATCAGGGCGGCGGGGCGCAGGTCGGCGGGTTGGGTGGGGTCGGTGTCTTCTTCAACGGCCGGTTCGGCGCGGTGGCCCTGCAGGGCCGAGACCAGCAGCGCCAGCCCCAGCAGCAGCGTGCCGGCCGACACGATCAGGGGAAAGGCGCGCGGGCCCACCACGGCGCTGATGCCAAACGGAATCTGCAGGGTGCCCGCCAGGAGCAGGCCGCCCAGCAGCAGCACGCCCAGCGCCACCAGCAGGTCGGGAACACTGGGGCGTGGGCGGTGGGCGGGGGCAACGGAAGGATCAGTCATAGGAACCTCGGCAGGCACAGGGCGCCCACGGCAGCGCCGGGCCCGAGGCGCGCCATTGGGCGCCTCTGCCCGGCTGGGGGTGTGGGCTCAGAGCAGGGGAGAGGGCGAGGCGCCGCCGCGCTTATTTCACCAGCCCAATGTCCTTCAGAATCTCGCGGGTGCGGTTGGCTTCCAGTTTCAGGAACACGTCGAACTTGCTGCCGCTCATGTACAGGTCCGTCCAGTTGCGGGCTTTCAGGGTGTCTTTCCACGCCTTGCTGGCGTGCAGTTTGTCCATGGCCGCCACCAGCGTCGCCTTTTCGCTGCCGCTGAGGCCCGGGGGCGCCACGATGCCGCGCCAGTTGGCCAGTTCCACGTTGTAGCCCTGGGACTTCATGGTGGGCACCGGAATCCCGGCCTGGGCCTTGGGCGCACTGAGACCCAGGGCGCGCAGCTTGCCGGCCTTGATCTGCGCCTCGAATTCGCCGTAGCCCGCCACGCCCGCGGCCACCTGATTGCCCAGCAGGGCCGCCAGCGTTTCGCCACCGCCGCTGAAGGGCACGTAGTTCATCTTTCTGGGGTCCACGCCCGCCGCCTTGGCAAACAGGCCCACCAGCATGTGGTCGGTGCCGCCCGCGCTGCCGCCCGCAAAGGCGAGGCTGGGGTTGGCCTTCCAGGCGGCGGCCAGGTCGTCCAGCGTCTTGTGGGGGCTGCTGGCGGGCACCACGATCACCTCGTACTCGCCGGTCAGGCGGGCAATGGGGGTCACGCGGCTGAGGTCCACCTTGGAGCTGTTGGTCTGAATGGCGCCCACCATCACGAGCCCCATGGTCATCAGGAGGTTGCCGTCGCCCTTGCTGTTGTACAGCTGCGCCAGCCCAATGGTGCCGCCCGCGCCGGGCACGTTGAACACCTGCACGCCCCGGGCAATGCCCTCGCCCTGCAGCACGCTCTGAATGGCGCGGCTGGTCTGGTCCCAGCCGCCCCCCGGGCTGGCGGGCGCCATGATGCGCAGGCCGCTGAGGCCCTGGGCGGAAACAGAAGTGGTCAGCAGCAGGGCCGACAGCACAAGGGCAGCAGGTTTGAATGGTGCAGGCTTGAAGGTCATAGGGGTGCCTCCGGAAATAGGCAGAACAGAAAGCGGTGTCGGGCCCGCAGCTGGGCACAGGGGGCGCTGGGTTGTGGTTGCCCTACCACGCTACGCCCGCGCCCCCGCCGGAACAAGATGTTTTTTGCGTGCTGCACGCACAGTTCGCTGCACGCAATGCACGGCGGTGAACGCAGTGAACAAAACCCCGGCGCAGTGCCTCCCAGCCCGTACACTTCAGCCAACGATCATGCCCCGCTCTTCCCGCCGCCCGAACCTGCAGGGCCGCCTGGTGCGCCTGCACCTGCTGGTGCTGTGCGGCATGACGGTGCTGCTGGTGCTGGTGCAGACCGCGCAGCTGTACCGCGAGGCCCGCGAGCGCCTGGGCGAGCGCGCCCTGACCGCCAGCCGGCTGGTGGCGCAGCTGCCGCTGGTGGTGCAGGGCGCCCAGGCCGGCACCCAGAACCCGGCCCTGAACGTGCAGGTCAACCGCCTGCGCGAACAGGCCGAGGCCGATTTCATCGTGGTGGGCAACCGCGCGGGGATTCGGCTGGCGCACCCGCTGCCAGAGCGCCTGGGCCGCCCCATGGAGGGGGGCGACAACGCCGCGCCGCTGTCCGGGCAGGAGGTGGTGAGCGTGGCGCGCGGCAGTCTGGGCCTCAGTGTGCGCGGCAAGGTGCCGGTGTGGCGCGGCGGCGTGCCGGGAAGTCAGGTGGTGGGCGTGGTGAGCACCGGCTACCTGATGCCGCAGGTGTGGCACCTGGTGCAGGGCGCCCTGGTGAGCCTGCTGCCCTGGTTCGTGCTGGCGCTGGCGCTGGGCAGTGCGGGGGCGGTGTGGGCCGCGCGGCGCCTGCGCGCCGAGATTCTGAACCTGGAACCCGAACAGATTGCCGCGCTGGCCCAGCAGCAGCGCGCGGTGCTGGCCGCCCTGCGTGAAGGCGTGCTGGCCGTGAACGCGGCCGGAGAGGTGACCCTGAGCAGCGCCCGCGCCGTGGCCCTGCTGGAGGGCGGCGCGGCCCCGGCGCCCCTGGCGACCCTGTGGCCGGAACTGGCGGCCCTGACCGCCCCTCACCCCCCGGCGCGCGTGCAGAACCTGGAGGTGCCCCTGCGCGGCCAGCCCGTGCTGGTGAACCTGGAACCGCTGGAGGGCGGCGGTTTTGTGGCGGGCTTCCGTGACCGTGCCGAGGCCCTGGCCCTGGCCGAGGAACTCACCCACGCCCGGGGGTTTGTGGACGTGCTGCGCGCCCAGACGCACGAATACCAGAACCGCCTGCATGTGCTCTCGGGCCTGCTGCAACTGGGGCGCAGTGAAGAGGCGCTGCGGGTGCTGAACGCCGAGATTCACGCCGACGCCCAGTTCCGGCAACTGCTGCGCGACGTGCAGGTGCCCCGGCTGGTGGCCCTGCTGGCGGGCAAGCGCGAGCGGGCCCAGGAATTGGGCATTGAGTTCCGGGTGGCCGAGGGCAGCGCCCTGAGCCCCGTCTGGGAGCGCCACGCCGATACGCTGGTGAGCGCGGTGGGCAACCTTACCGAGAACGCCTTTGAGGCCCTGGCCGGCGCGCCGGGGCAGGTCACGGTGCTGATCGGGGAAGACCCGGACGGCATGCAGATTGAGGTGGAAGACACCGGCCCCGGAGTGCCGGCGGCCCTGAGCGAGGCGCTGTACACCCAGGGCACCAGCAGCAAGGGCGAGGGCCGGGGCTACGGCCTGCACGGCGTGCTGACGCGGGTGGCGGCGCTGGGCGGCCAGCTGCGCCACACCCGGCGCGGCGCCCGCACCGTGTTTCAGCTGAGCCTGCCCGCGCCGCATCTGCCCGCGCCGCGCCCGGTGGTCCACGGGGGGCCACCGTGACGCCCCCGGCGGCCGGGCAGGTGCGGGTGCTGCTGGTCGAGGACGACCTGCGGGTGGCCCGCGTGAACCGCGACCTGCTGGAGCGCGACCCCGAGGTACATGTGGTGGGCAGCGCGGCCACCTGCGCCCAGGGCGACGCGCTGGCCCAGGCCCTGCACCCGGACCTGATTCTGCTGGACGTGCACCTGCCCGACGGCAGTGGTCTGGGGTTGCTGCGCCACTGGCGCACACAGGGCCGCACCACCGACGTGGCCCTGATCACGGCGGCCGACGACGAAGCCAGCGTGCGCCTGGCGCTGGCCCACGGGGCGTTCGATTACCTGATCAAGCCCTTTACGGGCGCCCGGCTGGCCGAACTGATCGCCCGGCACCGCGCCCGCCGCCTGCCCGGTTCGGCCGGGGCCGCGCGGCTGGACCAGGGCCGCCTGGACCGGCTGCTGGGCCTGAACCAGGCGGCCCCCGGACCGCTGCCGCGCGGCATTGACCCCCACACCCTGGACCGCGTGGCCCAGGCCCTGGGCACCAGCCCCCGCGCCGTGACCGCCGAGGAAGTGGGCGAACTGGTGGGCCTCAGCCGGGTCACGGCGTGGCGCTATCTGGAACATCTGGTGCGCAGCGGTCAGGCGGTGTTGGACCACCAGTACGGGCAGGCCGGGCGCCCGGTGAAGCTCTACCGCGCGGCTGTAGAGCAGGGGAATGGCGACTGAGAGGGGGGCGGTGCTCCGGCTGGTCTAACCAACTGCCCTTTCGTTGCGTTGCTGCCTCCGACAGACACCCACTTCGTTGAACCCGGCAATGGGCTGGACAGTTTCAAATCCCATTGTCGGAAAATTCAAGAACCATGACGTTTTTTCAGGGCGCGAACAGTTTCAACATTCCAGCTGGAACGAATCGCTAAACCCGAGGTTCTTGTCCTCTTTGTGGGGAACGGATAGAGCTGCTCGGCGCAGGCTGGGAGGG
It encodes the following:
- the purB gene encoding adenylosuccinate lyase, whose translation is MIDRYLTPEMKALWSEASKYRAWLRVELAAMEAQARHGEVPKEAFEALTERSKADPLDDAFAQKVAEIEAVTRHDIVAFTRALTDRYGEEARFIHHGLTSTDVVDTAQNLLLDEALGLIITDVEALREVCRTQAVAHKHTPTVGRTHGIHAEPMTFGLKFLNWMATLDRDLERLHAARKRVQVVMLSGSVGTYAHVSPRVEEEVAHGWGWQPAPVTNQTLARDRHAEVLSALAILGTTLERIAVEIRHLQRSEVREAMEPFGKGQTGSSSMPHKKNPILTENVTGFARLLRGFLATGLENVALWHERDISHSSAERVILPDATASASYATRRLTGVLRDLVVFPERMLRNLNDLGGLVYSQRVLHALIDEKGMSREAAYGLVQRNALRSWETGEGLRDLLKADPENTLTDAELNAAFDLNWYLRHVNDIYARFGL
- a CDS encoding chloride channel protein, whose amino-acid sequence is MRSPLPRAVLNRLETGRLVVLSVLLGALVGGLSIVLRLTLDLLLGLGRRLTDFSPPGTTGEGGLMMAFGTAQPWGLLALPLIGAACAWLIPSSHGDPLTQLVGGYHARGQWPPLIAQLRTLGGTLLGYGSGLMVGRDSAFTMTGQLGARLMQRVTRLDGVELRTLTLAGGAAALGAVLHAPLAAAVLVAEVLYRRFEFEFEVVMPCVLAAVAGTAVYGLAFGFTPLLSMPDVQVPAAPQLPAFLLVALVATAMGWLSLLACQVLPERWTADGPLRLVVGAVFGGLTAAIAAFSTPAVLGDGSGWLQLGAAGFLGPEAAGQGAWRWLLLAIGARIALGGGVLPSVAVGGLIGTGMGSLLGIDTAVACMVGAVAFLTVTLNVPLAAGLLAVTWGGETLLPLALVASGLAHTLSGTSGLVPTQLGARRDSPVHAGGPAWLPDTVRLRPRRVPVAAPSAPVPYDAPESTLQEADLLPPPSSERELYRRAVPPSWHGARMQVVSLPPGVEIVGVVRDGTVRLPRPQLRLTPNDELVFLARPDAYAALEGILRLPGS
- the sodA gene encoding superoxide dismutase codes for the protein MAYELPKLPYAYDALEPHIDARTMEIHHTKHHQTYVDNANKALEGSELASLPVEDLIQKLDQVPSDKKNALRNNAGGHANHSLFWQVMGPQGAGQPSGELMDAITAAFGSYDAFKEKFEDAAKTRFGSGWAWLVVQNGQLAVVSTANQDNPLMGEAVAGVSGTPILGVDVWEHAYYLNYQNKRPDYLKAFWNVVNWDEVARRYAAAK
- a CDS encoding tripartite tricarboxylate transporter permease; its protein translation is MEALSSLLTGFETALTPLNLLWALVGVTLGTLVGVLPGIGPALTVALLLPVTAKLPPVSAFIMFAGIYYGGMFGGSTTSILLNTPGESSSIITALEGNKMARKGRAAAALATAAIGSFVAGTIGTVLLTFAAPAIAEVAVQIPPSAKFALMLLAFVTISATFGGSPLRGLVSLFFGLAIGLVGTDLQSGQARFTLGVPELLDGIDFVTVVIGLFAVGETLYVASRLRQGGANVIKLAGNARMNREDWRRSWKPWLRGTALGFPFGAVPAGGAEIPTFLSYTLERKLSNHPEEFGKGAIEGVAGPEAANNASAAGVLVPLLTLGLPTSATAAMLLAAFQGYGLQPGPLLFVTNGDLVWGLIASLYIGNVMLLALNLPLAPVWARLLLIPRPFLYAAILVFSTVGVYSLNNSVFDLYLLALFGLIGYGMRRFDFPVTPAIIGVILGPAAESQFRTAVQASSGDFTVFLRQPLSAFLLVAVLAALVVPQVLKWRARRRKA
- a CDS encoding tripartite tricarboxylate transporter TctB family protein, with protein sequence MTDPSVAPAHRPRPSVPDLLVALGVLLLGGLLLAGTLQIPFGISAVVGPRAFPLIVSAGTLLLGLALLVSALQGHRAEPAVEEDTDPTQPADLRPAALILGGFLLGAALLQPLGFVLGTALMYTSVGYAYGERRLFLLTGVALAVALITYLAFTRGLGLSLPAGLLNGVL
- a CDS encoding Bug family tripartite tricarboxylate transporter substrate binding protein; the protein is MTFKPAPFKPAALVLSALLLTTSVSAQGLSGLRIMAPASPGGGWDQTSRAIQSVLQGEGIARGVQVFNVPGAGGTIGLAQLYNSKGDGNLLMTMGLVMVGAIQTNSSKVDLSRVTPIARLTGEYEVIVVPASSPHKTLDDLAAAWKANPSLAFAGGSAGGTDHMLVGLFAKAAGVDPRKMNYVPFSGGGETLAALLGNQVAAGVAGYGEFEAQIKAGKLRALGLSAPKAQAGIPVPTMKSQGYNVELANWRGIVAPPGLSGSEKATLVAAMDKLHASKAWKDTLKARNWTDLYMSGSKFDVFLKLEANRTREILKDIGLVK
- a CDS encoding ATP-binding protein, whose protein sequence is MPRSSRRPNLQGRLVRLHLLVLCGMTVLLVLVQTAQLYREARERLGERALTASRLVAQLPLVVQGAQAGTQNPALNVQVNRLREQAEADFIVVGNRAGIRLAHPLPERLGRPMEGGDNAAPLSGQEVVSVARGSLGLSVRGKVPVWRGGVPGSQVVGVVSTGYLMPQVWHLVQGALVSLLPWFVLALALGSAGAVWAARRLRAEILNLEPEQIAALAQQQRAVLAALREGVLAVNAAGEVTLSSARAVALLEGGAAPAPLATLWPELAALTAPHPPARVQNLEVPLRGQPVLVNLEPLEGGGFVAGFRDRAEALALAEELTHARGFVDVLRAQTHEYQNRLHVLSGLLQLGRSEEALRVLNAEIHADAQFRQLLRDVQVPRLVALLAGKRERAQELGIEFRVAEGSALSPVWERHADTLVSAVGNLTENAFEALAGAPGQVTVLIGEDPDGMQIEVEDTGPGVPAALSEALYTQGTSSKGEGRGYGLHGVLTRVAALGGQLRHTRRGARTVFQLSLPAPHLPAPRPVVHGGPP
- a CDS encoding response regulator translates to MTPPAAGQVRVLLVEDDLRVARVNRDLLERDPEVHVVGSAATCAQGDALAQALHPDLILLDVHLPDGSGLGLLRHWRTQGRTTDVALITAADDEASVRLALAHGAFDYLIKPFTGARLAELIARHRARRLPGSAGAARLDQGRLDRLLGLNQAAPGPLPRGIDPHTLDRVAQALGTSPRAVTAEEVGELVGLSRVTAWRYLEHLVRSGQAVLDHQYGQAGRPVKLYRAAVEQGNGD